In a genomic window of Roseiflexus castenholzii DSM 13941:
- a CDS encoding DUF4058 family protein → MHSPFPGTDPYLKSMAIWPDVHAGLIAAMSRQFQPCLSPRYVAVIVPYTAF, encoded by the coding sequence ATGCACTCACCATTTCCGGGCACGGACCCGTATCTGAAGTCAATGGCGATCTGGCCCGACGTTCACGCCGGGCTGATTGCTGCCATGAGCCGGCAATTTCAGCCCTGTCTCAGCCCACGATATGTGGCGGTCATTGTGCCCTACACGGCGTTTTGA
- a CDS encoding GNAT family N-acetyltransferase, translating to MAVTSRLYAGEDDYARMRQLLAEIEALEGPLVYCHVGDLDWWRFTDEDTHALATRIRLWFDHQGALVGFTWPSEHQVDLLVHPAYRAIEPAMLDWVEHLSRLDVDDPKPHVSVWSYEHDAYRNNLLMQRGYVRTDHFLSLSTRDLHEHVPEPEAPAGYTIRHVQGEADVHARVEAHRDAFASSRMSVAKYRAAIHAPTYRPDLDLIAVADDGSVAAFCTLWFDSINRIGEIEPLGCRAAHRRHGLARALVLEGLRRLQGYDAHLATVFYGSEPEDQPARQFYASLGFIERGRMYAWKRG from the coding sequence ATGGCAGTCACATCCCGTCTCTACGCCGGTGAAGATGATTACGCGCGGATGCGCCAGTTGCTGGCGGAAATCGAGGCGCTCGAAGGTCCGCTCGTCTACTGCCACGTCGGCGACCTGGACTGGTGGCGCTTCACCGATGAGGACACCCACGCGCTGGCAACGCGCATCCGCCTCTGGTTCGACCATCAGGGTGCGCTGGTGGGGTTTACCTGGCCCAGCGAACATCAGGTCGATCTGCTGGTCCATCCAGCGTACCGTGCCATCGAACCGGCGATGCTCGATTGGGTTGAGCATCTGAGCCGTCTTGACGTTGACGATCCCAAGCCACACGTGTCTGTATGGAGTTATGAGCACGATGCGTACCGCAATAATCTGCTCATGCAGCGCGGATATGTGCGCACAGACCACTTCCTGTCGCTCAGCACACGTGATTTGCATGAACACGTACCGGAGCCGGAAGCGCCGGCCGGCTACACCATCCGCCACGTTCAGGGCGAAGCGGACGTGCACGCGCGCGTCGAAGCGCACCGCGACGCCTTTGCCTCGTCGCGGATGAGTGTTGCCAAATACCGCGCTGCGATCCATGCCCCGACCTATCGCCCCGATCTCGACCTGATTGCGGTTGCGGACGATGGAAGTGTGGCGGCGTTCTGCACCCTGTGGTTCGACTCGATCAACCGCATTGGTGAGATTGAACCGCTCGGTTGCCGGGCTGCCCACCGCCGCCATGGGCTGGCGCGCGCGCTCGTGCTCGAAGGGCTGCGTCGTCTGCAAGGGTACGACGCGCACCTGGCGACCGTGTTCTATGGAAGTGAACCGGAAGACCAACCGGCGCGTCAGTTCTACGCGAGCCTGGGGTTTATCGAACGCGGGCGTATGTATGCGTGGAAGAGGGGTTAG
- a CDS encoding DUF4058 family protein: MTAATVAPAPVVGALEVEVETRYNRLEVRTVGDETAALASELLSPANKRSGADAADEA, encoded by the coding sequence GTGACCGCTGCAACTGTGGCGCCGGCGCCAGTGGTTGGAGCGCTGGAAGTTGAGGTTGAAACACGCTACAATCGCCTTGAAGTGCGCACCGTCGGCGACGAAACGGCTGCGCTGGCGAGTGAATTGCTCTCGCCGGCGAACAAGCGCTCAGGCGCCGATGCTGCCGACGAAGCCTGA
- a CDS encoding arginase family protein — MTPTTTTSTLTMVLPDMVALPHFAHPTINPPVRHPAAVTVIIERDDMKTHPLTALQVIGVRYRGSTPAENDERALDAYAASGVYHAASVPTTISEPRMPATQRRIDEPSNLGWICRAIADDVAAAHARGRAPLIVGGDCTHAVGVVAGLQRSHGPNARIGLVWFDAHGDYNTPRTTLSGMLGGMPVAVCAGLALPQWRDLAGMQAPLPTDRIMLVDARNLDPPEEQLIRATETAIADVNDFAGPLASLAAACDVLYLHVDSDILEAALVPNHATREPDGPGLSEVSAAIDTVMATGKVGAFAVVSVYGAGPGSDISVASGTALIRAGLEAWARHGTV, encoded by the coding sequence ATGACCCCGACGACGACAACGTCAACGTTGACCATGGTCCTGCCCGATATGGTCGCCCTGCCCCATTTCGCACACCCGACGATCAACCCGCCGGTGCGTCACCCGGCGGCGGTGACGGTCATCATCGAGAGAGACGATATGAAAACCCATCCATTAACCGCCCTTCAGGTCATCGGCGTGCGCTATCGCGGCAGCACACCTGCCGAAAACGACGAGCGCGCGCTCGACGCTTATGCTGCCTCCGGCGTCTACCACGCCGCCAGTGTGCCGACGACGATCAGCGAACCACGGATGCCGGCAACACAGCGTCGCATTGACGAACCATCGAACCTGGGTTGGATCTGTCGCGCTATCGCCGATGATGTTGCCGCGGCGCACGCGCGTGGGCGCGCGCCGCTGATCGTCGGCGGCGACTGCACCCACGCCGTTGGCGTCGTCGCCGGGCTGCAACGCTCCCACGGACCGAATGCGCGCATCGGGTTGGTCTGGTTCGATGCGCACGGCGACTACAACACGCCACGCACAACCCTCTCCGGGATGCTGGGCGGTATGCCGGTGGCAGTGTGCGCCGGACTGGCGCTGCCGCAGTGGCGCGACCTAGCGGGGATGCAGGCGCCATTGCCGACCGACCGCATCATGCTGGTCGATGCGCGTAACCTCGACCCGCCCGAAGAGCAGTTGATCCGCGCCACCGAAACCGCTATCGCCGATGTCAACGATTTCGCCGGTCCTCTGGCATCGCTCGCGGCTGCTTGCGACGTGCTCTACCTGCACGTTGACTCCGACATTCTCGAGGCTGCGCTCGTGCCGAACCACGCCACCCGCGAACCAGACGGACCGGGGCTGTCCGAGGTAAGCGCGGCCATCGACACGGTCATGGCGACCGGCAAGGTTGGCGCGTTTGCGGTTGTTTCGGTGTACGGCGCCGGTCCCGGTAGCGACATCAGCGTCGCATCGGGAACAGCGCTCATTCGCGCTGGATTGGAAGCCTGGGCGCGACATGGGACGGTGTAG